The DNA window AACGCTCCGCCTGGTGCAGGGCATCCTCGGCATCTTCACTGGTCAGAAAAGCATCTGCCGAATAGTCGGCGCTCATGCGGTCGTCCAACCTCCGTGTAAACAAGCGTCCCACTTCGTTCGGGAGCTTGCCCGTTCGGATGAAGTACAGTCCCAACATAGTTCGTACACCCTCATGGGTTCTGGGCTCTGCTCCTTCGGTCAATAGCAACGCGCGCGCCGCCCACAGCGTTGCATAATAGGCGACCGAAATGGCTTCCTCGTAAAAGCCTTGTTCGAACAACATATGTGCCGCTCTCAGGCGTTCGGCGCTTTTGTCCCAGAAGGTTCGAACGCGCTGCCGTAAGATTTGCTCCACAGCAGGTATCCCTCCTCTTCGGCGTCTCGAAGTACCCCTTCGCCGCGCTGCAGGGCAAACTCGTACTGCGCACGAGTGCGGATGAGCAGAGAAATCGCCCGCATCGTTTCTAACTCCACTTCCTGCACTGCCTCATACAGCCGCTCTACGGTCTCTTTGTCTTTTTCCGGTAGCACCACCAGCAGGTCGTAGTC is part of the Bacillota bacterium genome and encodes:
- a CDS encoding HEPN domain-containing protein, which produces MEQILRQRVRTFWDKSAERLRAAHMLFEQGFYEEAISVAYYATLWAARALLLTEGAEPRTHEGVRTMLGLYFIRTGKLPNEVGRLFTRRLDDRMSADYSADAFLTSEDAEDALHQAERFIEAVRPLVENYLEGEG
- a CDS encoding nucleotidyltransferase domain-containing protein, producing the protein MFIERAQQLSPAPEMVVLYGSRARGDHRPDSDYDLLVVLPEKDKETVERLYEAVQEVELETMRAISLLIRTRAQYEFALQRGEGVLRDAEEEGYLLWSKSYGSAFEPSGTKAPNA